A segment of the Halovivax limisalsi genome:
ACGGTGAACAGACCGTAATCGATGCGCACGCCCGTGGACCGGCGGCCGCGACCGGCGACCCGTCGCGCTGGGAGGGTCGCCCGCGGAATCATCGTCGTCGAGTCACCAGCGCGAACGCGAGCACGGCCGTCACCCCGGCCACGACGCCGAATCCGGGGATGCTGTCGCCCGATCCGGTGTCGGGACCCGTGGCATCGGCACCGTCGGCTCCGTCGTCGCCACCGTCGGACTGGTCGCCGTCCGACGCTCCGTCGTCACCCTCGTCCGATCGGTCGTCGCTCTCGTCCGACCGGTCCGTCGACTCCGTGACCTCGATCGATCCGAGCGACTCGTCGTTGAGCGACAGGGCGTACGTTCCCGCCGATTCGAACGTGTGCTCGAACGTGACCGTCGTCGACGCCCCGCCGTCGAGCGAGACCGTTTCGGTGACGATCGCCGCCGACTCGTTCGCCAGCGTCAGTTCGTACTCGCCAGCCTCCTCGCCGACGTTGGTGACCGCCACCGGCACCTCGATCGACTCGCCGACCGTAAGCGTCGAGACCGGGGCCTTCTGGATCTCGAACTCGAACTCGGCCGGGTCGGGCGTCGGCGGCGGGAGGGTCGGGCCGCCACCGCCGTCGTCCGAATCCTCCTCGACGGAAACGGTCGTTCCATTGTAGTCGACTGGGACCCGTTCGCTCTCGTTATTGACGAGGGAGTCCGCCTCGACGAATTCGAGGTCCGTCTCGCCCGCCTCGACGACGTCGAACGCGATCGTCGCGAGCGTCGGTGCGTCGACGCCCGTGGCCTGGCTTTGCGTGATGGAGACCCAACCCGACTCGTTGTCGACGTTCGTCACCGGGTCGGCCATGTCGACGCCCGAAACGGACGCGACCTCGACGACCCCGGGGTCGAACGTTACGTTGGCCTGGTAGCCGGCCGTATTCGCGACCGTCGTCTCGAGCGTGACGGGGATCCGCTCGCCATCCTGCTCGCCCGCCACGAGCGAGAGCGTCTCCGTCGGCGACTCGTCATCACCCTCGTCCTCGACGGAAATGGTCGTGCCGACCGGCTCGAACGGGATCGGCTCCGGCGGCGACTGCCCGTCGTTCAGCGTCGTGTCCGCCCCGACGAACGACAGCTCCGTCTCACCCGTCGCGGCCACGTCGAACGTGATCTCGGCCAGTTCGGGCGCGTCGATACCGCTCGCCTGGCTCTGCGTGAAGAATACCCAGCCGTCCTCGTTGTTGACGTTCGTCGTCGGATCGCTCATGTCCACGCCCGAGACGGACGCGACCTCGACGATATCCGGATCGAACGTGACGTTCGCCCCGTAGCCCGCGACGTCTGTGGCGTTCGTCCGGGCTGTGACCGTGACCTGGTCACCGTCTTGCTGGCCAGCCTCGAGCGAGAACGTATTTTCGGGCGGCTCCTCGCCGCCATCGCCCTCGACGGATATGGTCGTGCCGACCGGCTCGAACGGGATCGGCTCCGGCGGCGACTGACCGTCGTTCATCGTCGTCTCCCGCTCGACGAACGCCAGTTCCGTCTCGCCTGCCGCAAGGACATTGAACGTGATCGCTGCGAGTTCGGGCGAGTCGATCCCGCTCGCTTGACTCTGCGTGAAGAAGACCGACCCGTTGGCGTTGTCGATGTTCGTCACCGGATCGCTCATATCGACGCCCGAGACCGACTCGACCTCGACGATATCCGGATCGAACGTCACTTCAGCACCGTAGCCCGCCACGTCTGTGGCGTTCGTCCGGGCCGTCACGGTAATCTGATCGCCATCCTGTTCCCCCGCCACGAGCGAGAAGGCGTTCTCGGTCGAATCGCCAGTTCCGTCGATCGGCTCGTCGGCTGACAGTTCGCGCACGTCGACCGCACCAGCGGCCGGCACGATCAACCCGATGCCGACCAGCGCGATCGTGACGACGAGCACGACGTCCACCGCGTTCACCCCATCGGTCCTTTCTAACACTGTGTTCCCCTCTTATTCTACAATTTACTCAGCGGTAATATATCTTATTGAATGCGATAAAAAGTCGGAGGGAGTAGAATCCGACGAAATACACAGTTGGAGCGGTTATGTATCGAAGAAACCCCGGCAGGTTCGTCTGCGACAGTCGATACGCGAATTTCGCCCGCCCGTCCGCGTCACGTTACCCACGTGCAGCCGGAAGGGAACCAAGAGTGCGGTCAGAATCGGCGTCGAAGCGACGACGCGACGAACAGCGCGCAGATAGCGATCAACGTCGGGACGAGGATCAGGACGGGGATCACCGCGAAGTGGGCGTCCTCGTCGATGCGAGCACCGGTCGAGCCGTCTCCGGTCGAGCCGGCACCCCCGTCCGTACCGTCGCCGACCGAACCACCGCCGTCGGCACCGTCGCCGGCACCCCCGGCGGAGACCGTCGTTCCGACAGGATCTACCGGAATCTGTTCGGGCGGCACCTGCCCGTTGTTCACCGTCGAGGCACCGTCGACGAACGAGAGTTGCGTCTCGCCCGGTTGCCGAACGGAGAAGGTGATCTCGGCCAGCGTCGGCTGGTCGACCCCGCGAGCCCGACTCTGGGTGAGAAACACCCAGCCCGCCTCGTTGTTGCGATTGACGATCGGATCGCTCATGTCGACGCCCGAGACCGACTCGACCGCGAGCGCAGCCGGATCGAACGTGACGTTCGCGCCGTAACCCGCGACGTCCGTCGCGTCCGTCGAGAGTCGAACCGTGATCCGATCGCTACTTCGCTCGGCGACCGCAAGCGACAGCGTCGCGTTCGACGACTGACGCTCCATCGCCGCCTCGCCGCTCGCCGGATCGACCCGTTCGTCGACCGCGCCGGCGGGTGAGACGACCAGCAACGCACTCACCAGCACGATCGTGGCGACGATCGCCGGTCGTGTCGCGGACGGCCTGCCCATCGTCTCGAACTCGGGTAGCCACACAGTGGTATCCATGCAGCCATACGATAATGTATCTTTCCAATCTCGATATTGAATAGACCACTTGGTAGCTCGAAATGAACGCTCTCTGCGAGCGGTTATCGGACAGCGTCGGCGACTCGCAGGCGAAAGCGAAGATGCACGGATGGGCGACCGATCCGCCGAGGGTAGCGACGGCCTCGAGTCAGGGCGTCGAACGCCACGGTGTGTCGGCGGTCGCCAGTCGGAATCGCCCCCGATCGTCAGTCGCGACGGGCGCTCGCGGCGACGAGCAGCGCGCAAACGGCGGCCAGCGCGGAGAGGGGTCCAAAGCCTGGAAGGCCGTCGCCCGAGTCGTCCACCTCGAGCGTGGTGCCATCCAGTTCGGGCGCCAGCATCGTGCTTTCGTTGTTCACGAGCGAGTCGTCGGCGACGAACGCCAACTCCGTCTCGCCCGATTCGACGACGTCGAACGTGATCTCCGCGAGCGTCGGCGCCTCGGTACTGGTGGCCTGGCTCTGGGTGAACGACACCCAACCCGCCTCGTTGTCGACGTTGACGACCGGATCGCTCATGTCGACGCCCGAAACCGACTCGACCTGGACGACGTCCGGATCGAACGTGACGTTCGCCTGGTACCCCGCAACCGCTTCGACGTCGGTCTCGAGCGTGACCGTCGCGCTTCCGTCGCTCGACGAGCCGGAGACGAGCGAGAGCGTCCCGTCGACCTGTTCGGCCTCGACGGCCGCCACCCCGTCAGCGGCGCCGATCGTGTCCGTTCGGTCCGCGACGGCCCCGCCGACGGGGCCGAGCGCGGCTCCGACCAACAGAACGCTCAGTGCGATGGCGACGACGGCTATTCGGTTTCGCTGCGAAAGGTGTTGTAACACGAGTGGCTCACACCTTATTGTACTGTGGAAGAAGCGTATTATAATTTTCCATTAGGAGGGAGAAAAAGAGCGTGTTCCATCGCGCCGACCCCCGATGCCCGGAGGTGTGGCGACCGTTCGCACGACCGAATCGGATAGAGGGCGGACCGGTCGCCACCGAGAGCGATCGGCGCGAACGGAACCGCGCGTCGCTGGGTGTGCGGGACTCGTGATATCGAACAACTGAAGGGACGTTGACGGGTCCGATCCACCGTCGTCGGGTCTCAGACCGTCGTGCCGACGGTCGTCTGGTGGATCGGCGTCACGTCGGCCGGCGTAATCTGGTCGTCACCGTTGAAAACCGCACAGGCCTCGTCGAAGTTGCCGGGTTCGAGACCCGCGATTTGCTGCTGGGTCTTCGTCGCGTCGAGCGACGACACCTGGCCGTCGCCGTCGACGTCACCGGGGAGGTCACACTCGCCGGGGTCGCCCTCGCCGACGTCGACCGTACCGGCGCGGTACGCCGAGGGCTGGACGATTTCGTCGCCAGCCGCCAGCTCCGTGTTCGACTCGTCGAAGCTCAGCTGCGTCGAGTCACCCGCCGAACCGGTCAGTTCGAACGTCAACTCGGCCAGCGTCGGCCCACCGACGCCCGAAGACTGGCTTGCCGACGCGTCGAGCGTCCCGCTCTCGTCTGTCACCTGCGGATCGGGCAGATCGACGCCCGAGGCTGCGACGAAGTCGACGACGCTCGCGTCGTAGCTGATCTCCGCCCGGTACCCCCAGACGTCGGCGCCGTCCGATTCGAGTTCGACCGTCACCTGCTCGCCCGCCGCGTCCGAAGCGTCGCTCAGCCGGATGTCCGGCTCCAAACGCCCGCTCGGGTCACTCGCGGCGGCGAAAAATAACGAAACCGAATCGAACCGCGGGTCAGTCGCGTCTCAGGCCGTCATGCCGACGATCGTCTGGTGGATCGCCGTCACGTCGGCCGGCGTGATCTGACCGTCGCCGTCCAGGTCCGCACAGTTCTCGTTGAAGTTGCCCGGATCGAGGCCGGCGATGTGCTGCTGGGTCTTCGTCGCGTCGAGTGACGACACCTGGCCGTCGCCGTCGACGTCACCGGGGAGGTCACACTCGCCGGGGTCGCCCTCGCCGACGTCGACCGTACCGGCGAGGTACTCTGCCGGCTGGACGATTTCGCCGCCAGCCGCCAGTTCCGTGTTCGACTCGCCGAAGCTCAGCTGCGTCGAGTCGCCCGCCGAGCCGGTCAGCTCGAACGTCAGTTCCGCCATCGCCGGCGCGTCGACACTGCTCGACCCGCTCACCGCCAGGCCCAGCGTCCCGCTCTCGTCGTTGACCTGCGGGTCGTCGAGGTCGACCCCGCTCGCGCTCACGAAGTCGACGACGCTCGAGTCGTAGTTGATCTCGGCCTGGTAGCCCGAGACGTCCGCGACGTCGCTCGAAAGCGTCACCGTCACTTCGTCACCCGCGCTGCCAGAGGCGTCGCTCAGCTGGATGGAGCCTTCCGGCTCGGGGTCGTCCTCGCCCGACGCGAGGTAATCAACCGCGTTCGCCAGCAGCGTCACCGAATCGGACGTGTGATCGCCCGATCCCACGTACTCGTTCAGCCCCGACGACGTCGCCAGCACCGTCGAACTCGATTCGTCGACCGCCAGGCCGGTCCCGACGGACGAACCGTCGACCTCGACGTCGGCGATCACGTCGTAGCTCGTGCCCGTCGCCCAGGCGTGGTCCGAGTCGCCGCTGGTGTGGATCTCGATCGAGTCGCCCAGACCCTCGACGATCGGGTGCGAGTTCTGGACCGCGTAGTACGGCCCGTCCGCGCCGCTCTGGTAGTCGTCCGAGACGCCGTCGACCGCGCTGCTCACCGAGGCGAGCTGCTCGACGCCGTTCGGGCCAGAGCTGTCCTGGCTCCACTGGTCCAGGTAGACGACGCCCGTGTCGCTACCGCTCGTCGCGTCGTAGAACGCCTGCGCGTTGTTCTGGATGTTCTGCACGACGTAGACGTCGTGGTCGCTGTCGATCGCCTCCGACGAGGAGATCGACTCGATCATCACGTCGGAGCCGAACTCGCCCTCGAGCATGCTCGCGACGTCGCTACCGTAGGAGCCGTCGCTGACGACGCCGACGGTGTAACCCTCGAATTCGGCCAGCGTGAAGTCGGCGCGTACCGTCTCCTCCTCGCCGACCGTCACCGACTGGCTCGAGGATTCGTAACCCGAGGCCTCCGCCGTCACCGTGTGCGTGTCCGCGCTGACCGTCAGTTCGTACTCGCCGTTCGAGTCCGTCTGCGTGCTCGACGTCCCCGCCGAGACCGTCGCGCCCTCGATGGCCGCGCCGCTCTCGTCGGTCACCGTGCCCTCGATCGTCCCTTGGGCGCCGCCACCGCCGGCCTGCTCGACCGCCGCGTAGAGGTCGATGATCCCCGTTCCGTAGCGGGAGTCGCGGCCGGTGTCCGGGTTGTACCACTGGGCGCTGTTCGGATCCCAGTCGTCGGGCTTCCGGGCCGTCTCCATCATCAGGTCCTTGACCTCGTAGGGGCCGAGGTCCGGGTTGGCCGACAGGATCACTGCAGCCGCACCGGCCTTGTGCGGCGAGGACATCGACGTCCCGGACATTTCCTGGTAGCCGCCGCCGGGCTGGGCGCTCAGCACCTGGGAGCCGGGCGCGGCGATGTCCGGCGTGATGTATCCGTCCGACGGCCAGTGACTCAGGTAGTTACCGTTGAAGTCACCCTCCTCGAGGAACTGCCCGCCGGAGAAGTCGGTGACATCCTCGTTCTCGTTGGTCGCACCGCTGGCGATCGAGTCCCACGGCGCACCGGGCGAACCCGCGGTTCCCTCGCCCGAGTTACCGATCGAAGCGACGATGAGCGTGCCCGCGTCCATCGCGTTGTTGACCGTGTCGGCGTAGGAGCCGAGGCCGAAGCCGAGGCTCAGGTTGACCACGTCCGAGTCGGTGTCGACGGCCCACTGGATGGAGTCGATGACGTTGCTGACGGTGCAACTCTGGCCGCAGGCTCGCGCTCCGGCGATCTCCGCGTCGGGCGCGACGCCGATCGCCGTCCCCGAGGAGTCGCCGCCAGCGACCGTCCCGCTGACGTGCGTGCCGTGCCCGTGATTGTCGACGGGTTCGGAGGTACCCTGTTCCGGATCGAACCACGGATCCTGATCGTCCATGTCGATATCGGGGTGGTCGCCGGCGACCCCGCTGTCGGCGACGACGACGCGCACGCCCTCGCCGGTCGCGCCGAAGTCCTCCCACGTCTCGGGCGCGTTGATCTGCTCGAGCCCGTAGGTCGGGGCGGTCCCCGACGGTTCGACGTCCTCGGTGACCTCGACGGGTTCTGGAAGGGAGGTCTCGGCGTTCGGCTCGATGGCCTCGATGCCGTCGATCTCGGCCAGCGTCTCGAGATCGACTTCGTCGAGGTCGGCCGTCACGTGGATCGCGTTCCGGATCCAGAAGGTCTTCTCGACGGTTACGGCGTCGTAGGATCGGAGCGCGTCGAGGACCGGTTCTTGCGTGGCGTCGGCCTTCGACTGCAGCGCCGAGACCACCGCGTCCGCCGATTGCTGGCGCACCTGCTCGTCGATATCGGGCAGGAGCAGGATGAGTTCGGTCTCGCCGGTTTCGGTTTCGAGCGATTCGTGGATCGAGGCTGTCGACGAGTTCGCGATCGCGTCGTCGGCCGACGTCGCGACCGGACCGCTAGTTGCCACACCGAGCGGGGCGAAGACCGCCCCCAGCATCAGTGCGGCCAGCACGATCGCCAACAGCCGGTTCGTGTTCGCGTTCATGGGTGGCTCACTATCTGTGGAGATAGGCGTCCCCATATTTTATTTCGAGGATATAGTAATTTACTATTAATTCTACTACACATGGATACTTCGACCGCGTGGACGAGCGAGTCGGTGTCGTCGAAGCCCAGCCGGGATCAAACTGACGGAGCGAGCGCTCTCCGCGGGGAAAAATAACGAAAAAAGATCGAACCGGGGGTCAGTCGCGCCTCAGGCCGTCATGCCGACGATCGTCTGGTGGATCGCCGTCACGTCGGCCGGCGTGATCTGACCGTCTTCGGTGAGGTCCGCACAGTCCTCGTTGAAGTTGCCCGGATCGAGGCCGGCGATGTGCTGCTGGGTCTTCGTCGCGTCGAGCGACGTTACCTGCCCGTCACCGTCGACGTCGCCCATCAGTCCACAGCCTTCCTCGATCGACAGTTCGCCGGCGATGTAATCGGCCGGCTGGACCACGCTATCTTCGGTGTTCAGCTGCGTGAAGTCCTCGTTGAAGCTGACCGTCGTCGTGTCGCCCGCCGAGCCGGTCAACTCGAACGTCAGGTCGGCCAGCGTCGGCGCGTCGACGCCGTTCGTCTGGCTCGCCGACAGCGTCAGCGTGCCTGGCTCGTCGTTGACCGTCGGGTCGGCGATGTCGACGCCCGAGGCCTCGACGAAGCTGACCACCGAATCGTCGTAGTTCAGTTCCGCCTGGTAACCGGCGATGTTGTCGAGGTCGGTATCGAGCGACACCGTGACCTCGCCGCCTTCGCCGGCCGACGCGTCACCCACGCGGATGAAGCCCTCCGGCGGCGCGCCGCCGTCGGAGACGTCGATCGTACCGGCGCGGTACTCCGAGGGCTGGACGATTTCGCCGCCAGCCGCCAGTTCCGTGTTCGACTCGCCGAAGCTCAGCTGCGTCGAGTCGCCCGCCGAGCCGGTCAGCTCGAACGTCAGTTCCGCCATCGCCGGCGCGTCGACACTGCTCGACCCGCTCACCGCCAGGCCCAGCGTCCCGCTCTCGTCGTTGACCTGCGGGTCGTCGAGGTCGACCCCGCTCGCGCTCACGAAGTCGACGACGCTCGAGTCGTAGTTGATCTCGGCCTGGTAGCCCGAGACGTCCGCGACGTCGCTCGAAAGCGTCACCGTCACTTCGTCACCCGCGCTGCCAGAGGCGTCGCTCAGCTGGATGGAGCCTTCCGGCTCGGGGTCGTCCTCGCCCGACGCGAGGTAATCAACCGCGTTCGCCAGCAGCGTCACCGAATCGGACGTGTGATCGCCCGATCCCACGTACTCGTTCAGCCCCGACGACGTCGCCAGCACCGTCGAACTCGATTCGTCGACCGCCAGGCCGGTCCCGACGGACGAACCGTCGACCTCGACGTCGGCGATCACGTCGTAGCTCGTGCCCGTCGCCCAGGCGTGGTCCGAGTCGCCGCTGGTGTGGATCTCGATCGAGTCGCCCAGACCCTCGACGATCGGGTGCGAGTTCTGGACCGCGTAGTACGGCCCGTCCGCGCCGCTCTGGTAGTCGTCCGAGACGCCGTCGACCGCGCTGCTCACCGAGGCGAGCTGCTCGACGCCGTTCGGGCCAGAGCTGTCCTGGCTCCACTGGTCCAGGTAGACGACGCCCGTGTCGCTACCGCTCGTCGCGTCGTAGAACGCCTGCGCGTTGTTCTGGATGTTCTGCACGACGTAGACGTCGTGGTCGCTGTCGATCGCCTCCGACGAGGAGATCGACTCGATCATCACGTCGGAGCCGAACTCGCCCTCGAGCATGCTCGCGACGTCGCTACCGTAGGAGCCGTCGCTGACGACGCCGACGGTGTAACCCTCGAATTCGGCCAGCGTGAAGTCGGCGCGTACCGTCTCCTCCTCGCCGACCGTCACCGACTGGCTCGAGGATTCGTAGCCCGAGGCCTCCGCCGTCACCGTGTGCGTGTCCGCGCTGACCGTCAGTTCGTAGTTACCGCTCGAATCGGTCTGCGTGCTCGACGTCCCCGCCGAGACCGTCGCGCCCTCGATGGCCGCGCCGCTCTCGTCGGTCACCGTGCCCTCGATCGTCCCCTGGGCGCCGCCACCGCCGGCCTGCTCGACCGCCGCGTAGAGGTCGATGATACCCGTGCCGTATCGGGTGTCACGGCCGGTGTCGGGGTTGTACGCCATCGCGTCGTTCGGATCCCAGGAGTCGGGCTTCCAGGCCGTCTCCATCATCAGGTCCTGGACCTCCCACGGACCGAGGTCCGGGTTGGCCGACAGGATCACTGCAGCCGCACCGGCCTTGTGCGGCGAGGACATCGACGTCCCGGACATTTCCTGGTAGCCGCCGCCGGGCTGGGCGCTCGTGATCTGCGCACCGGGCGCGGCGATGTCCGGCGTGATGAACTCGCCGGACGGCCAGTGGTCCATCCAGTTGCCGCCGAAGTCACCCTCCGACATCGTCTTGCCGCCGGAGAAGCTGGTGACCTCCTCGTTCTCGTTGGTCGCACCGCTGGCGATCGAGTCGTAGACCGCACCGGGCGAGCCGGCCGTTCCCTCGCCGTCGTTACCGATCGACGAGACGACCAGCACGCCGGAATCCATCGCGTTGTAGACGGTGTCGACGTACGAACCCGTCACCCCGCCGCCGAGGCTCAGGTTGATGACGTCCGAGTCGGTGTCGATCGCGATCTGGAACGACTCCATGATCGCGTCCCCGCCACAGCCCGACGAACCGCACACCTTCACGTGTGCGAGTTCCGCGTCCGGAGCGACGCCGATGGCCGTTCCGGAGGAGTCGCCACCGGTGGCCGTGCCGCTGGTGTGGGTGCCGTGACCGTGACTGTCCGACGGCGTGTCGGAACCGGTCATCGGATCGTACCAGTCCGCGAGGTCAATGTCCGGGTGGTCGGCGTCGACGCCCGTGTCGGCGACGACGACGCGGACACCCTGCCCGGTCGCGCCGAATTCCTCCCACGTCTCGGGCGCGCGAATCTGTTCGAGCCCGTAGGTCGGGGCGGAGCCCGACGGTTCGACGTTCTTGGTGACCTCGACGGGTTGGGGCGGATCGACCATGATGTGCGGCTCGACGCTCTGGACACCCTCGATGGATGCCAGCGTCTCGAGGTCGACCTGATCGAGGTCAGCCGTCACCTTGATAGCACTGCGAATCCAGAAGGTGTCCTCGACCTGGACGGCGTCGAGCGTGTCCAGCGAGTCGAGAACGGGCTCCTGAGTCGTCTCCGCGTGCGACTTCAGCGTTGCTTCGAACTCTTCTGCGCTCTGCTGTCGGGCCGTCTGCGGGAGTTCCGACAGGAACAGCATGAGTTCGGTCTCGCCCTCTTCGTTGTGAAGCGATTCGTCGATCTGTGCCGGAGTCGTGTCGGTCGCTGTCGCGTCCGACGCCAGGGCCGTCGAGGAAACCGATCCCCCGGACGCCGCTCCGAGCGGCGCGAAGACGGCGCCTGCCATCAGGACCGCGAACAGTACCGCGACGATCTGCGTTCGATTCAGAGTCATTGTATTTGTGCCACCATGGTACGGTGACTCATTGAAACACTTGTGGACGTGAATAATAATACTTTCTATGCCGGTATAGAAGTTGCATTTTAATCACAATACGGAGAATGATATTCGTCCCCGACGGTCCCTGATTGCCAAAATAACCCTACAGAAGCCATCTATCGCCAGATTTGCCCGACAGTAGTTCGGCCGAAACGCGACATCCACGGGCGCGACGGACCCGTGGGCACGCCGAGCGGCATCGACCGAGACGAGAGATCGACCGGAGGTGCCACCGCCCGCCTGTCCGTGGAGTGCGGGACACCTACCCGCCTGACGTCGAGAAGGGGCGTCGCGCCCGACTCACGAAACCGCGACGTCGAGGACGACGTGAACGACGCCTGCGCTGTGGGTCTTGACCCGGCGGCGGTCACGAATACGCGCGGATCGACCCCGGGACGCGACCGCGTCGGTGATGCGATCGTCGAGGACTGCCCGCGGATCCGACTCGTGGACGGCCGCGTGAAGGTGAATCACGCCGTCGGACGCGAGGGACTCGAGCGCGGCCGGAAGAAAGGATACGGCCGACTCACGCCGACGGCCGGCCGCCGAATCGTCCCCCGAAGCCGCGTCCGAACCGGTCGTCGGATCGGCGTCCTCGGACTCGTCGGCTGATCGCTCGTCGTCCGGTTCCGCAGCGGCCCCGATCCCGTAGTAGCCCATCACGACGCGGTCGGCGTCGACGGACCCGGCGAGCTCGCGACAGTCGGTGTTGTACGCCGCCACGTCGTCGGTCACGTCGTTTCGGACCGCGTTCTCGATGAGGTATCGAAACGCGGTCGGGTTCAGTTCCGTCGCCGTGACGTTCGCGCCCGCCCGAGCCATCGGCAGGGTGAAGTAGCCGATCCCGGCGAACATGTCGAAGACCCGCTCGTCCGGTTCGACGACCTCGCCCATGCGAACGCGCTCGGCCTGGTTCCCCGGCGAGAACATGACTGCGGCCGGATCGAGCGCGTACGCGGTGCCGTGCTCGACGTGGACCGTCTCCGTGTCCGTCTCGCCGGCGAGGTGACGCGTCCGCGGTTCGCGAAAACGTCCGGACACCCCCTCGTCGGCCAGCACCGTCTCGGCGCCGCCGTGTAACTCGAGCAGGGCGTCGGCCACGTCGCCCTCGTCGGGACAGTCGGGTGGGATCGTGACCAGAACGACGTCGCCGACGACGGCCCACGACCCCGGCGCGCGCTCGCGGTCGCGCTCGCGCTCGCTCCAGCCTCGCTCTCGCAGCAGGGTGTCGAGATCCGTCGGGCGGTACTCGGGATCGACCTGCCGAACGACGCGGTCGATCCGCGTCGCCGCCGGCGGGCGCTCGACCGGCAGGGCCGTCCGCCCGTCGTCGAACGGCCTGACGGCGCGGGCGTCGTCGTAGACGCCTTCCGCGCGGAGGGACTCGATCGCGATCTCGGTGCGGCGCTCGTCGACGACGACCGCGAGGGGGTCCTCGTCCGTCGACGACGCTTCGACGGGCGTCTCCTCGTTCGCCGACGGCGCTTCGACCGACGGTTCCTCGTCCGTCGACGCCTCCCCACCCGTCGCCACGTCCTCGTCTGCCGACACGTTCACGTCCGGCGATGCGTCCGCGTCCGTCGGTGGCTCCTCACCCATCGTCGGGGAGGACGTGCAGGCCAGCCCGACTCTTCAGGACGGGGACGGTCTCGGCCTCGGGGTCGACGTAGTCGGGCCGGGCGATCGTCTTCGCCTCGTACGTCTCGGGATCGAGCACCTGGATGGAGCGCTCGTCCTCGACGGTGACGACGGTCGTCTCCTCGGCGTCGGCCACCGTCCCGAGTTTGCGCGCCTCCGGGGCGATCCCGTCCTCGTGGGCGGCCTCGTAGCGCTCGCCCGTCCGCAGGCGAATCCCCTTGAGATTGCCGCGGGCGCTGCGCACGAGGACCGGCCCGTCATCGTCGTCCGCGAGGTCGATCACGTCGCCGGACGTAAACGGCGGCAGGCGAACCGCGAAGGTGACGCGGTAGACCTCGTTGCCGTCCTCGTC
Coding sequences within it:
- a CDS encoding cohesin domain-containing protein, which translates into the protein MDVVLVVTIALVGIGLIVPAAGAVDVRELSADEPIDGTGDSTENAFSLVAGEQDGDQITVTARTNATDVAGYGAEVTFDPDIVEVESVSGVDMSDPVTNIDNANGSVFFTQSQASGIDSPELAAITFNVLAAGETELAFVERETTMNDGQSPPEPIPFEPVGTTISVEGDGGEEPPENTFSLEAGQQDGDQVTVTARTNATDVAGYGANVTFDPDIVEVASVSGVDMSDPTTNVNNEDGWVFFTQSQASGIDAPELAEITFDVAATGETELSFVGADTTLNDGQSPPEPIPFEPVGTTISVEDEGDDESPTETLSLVAGEQDGERIPVTLETTVANTAGYQANVTFDPGVVEVASVSGVDMADPVTNVDNESGWVSITQSQATGVDAPTLATIAFDVVEAGETDLEFVEADSLVNNESERVPVDYNGTTVSVEEDSDDGGGGPTLPPPTPDPAEFEFEIQKAPVSTLTVGESIEVPVAVTNVGEEAGEYELTLANESAAIVTETVSLDGGASTTVTFEHTFESAGTYALSLNDESLGSIEVTESTDRSDESDDRSDEGDDGASDGDQSDGGDDGADGADATGPDTGSGDSIPGFGVVAGVTAVLAFALVTRRR
- a CDS encoding cohesin domain-containing protein, which produces MWLPEFETMGRPSATRPAIVATIVLVSALLVVSPAGAVDERVDPASGEAAMERQSSNATLSLAVAERSSDRITVRLSTDATDVAGYGANVTFDPAALAVESVSGVDMSDPIVNRNNEAGWVFLTQSRARGVDQPTLAEITFSVRQPGETQLSFVDGASTVNNGQVPPEQIPVDPVGTTVSAGGAGDGADGGGSVGDGTDGGAGSTGDGSTGARIDEDAHFAVIPVLILVPTLIAICALFVASSLRRRF
- a CDS encoding cohesin domain-containing protein; the protein is MVGAALGPVGGAVADRTDTIGAADGVAAVEAEQVDGTLSLVSGSSSDGSATVTLETDVEAVAGYQANVTFDPDVVQVESVSGVDMSDPVVNVDNEAGWVSFTQSQATSTEAPTLAEITFDVVESGETELAFVADDSLVNNESTMLAPELDGTTLEVDDSGDGLPGFGPLSALAAVCALLVAASARRD
- a CDS encoding cohesin domain-containing protein; translated protein: MEPDIRLSDASDAAGEQVTVELESDGADVWGYRAEISYDASVVDFVAASGVDLPDPQVTDESGTLDASASQSSGVGGPTLAELTFELTGSAGDSTQLSFDESNTELAAGDEIVQPSAYRAGTVDVGEGDPGECDLPGDVDGDGQVSSLDATKTQQQIAGLEPGNFDEACAVFNGDDQITPADVTPIHQTTVGTTV
- a CDS encoding S8 family serine peptidase, with product MNANTNRLLAIVLAALMLGAVFAPLGVATSGPVATSADDAIANSSTASIHESLETETGETELILLLPDIDEQVRQQSADAVVSALQSKADATQEPVLDALRSYDAVTVEKTFWIRNAIHVTADLDEVDLETLAEIDGIEAIEPNAETSLPEPVEVTEDVEPSGTAPTYGLEQINAPETWEDFGATGEGVRVVVADSGVAGDHPDIDMDDQDPWFDPEQGTSEPVDNHGHGTHVSGTVAGGDSSGTAIGVAPDAEIAGARACGQSCTVSNVIDSIQWAVDTDSDVVNLSLGFGLGSYADTVNNAMDAGTLIVASIGNSGEGTAGSPGAPWDSIASGATNENEDVTDFSGGQFLEEGDFNGNYLSHWPSDGYITPDIAAPGSQVLSAQPGGGYQEMSGTSMSSPHKAGAAAVILSANPDLGPYEVKDLMMETARKPDDWDPNSAQWYNPDTGRDSRYGTGIIDLYAAVEQAGGGGAQGTIEGTVTDESGAAIEGATVSAGTSSTQTDSNGEYELTVSADTHTVTAEASGYESSSQSVTVGEEETVRADFTLAEFEGYTVGVVSDGSYGSDVASMLEGEFGSDVMIESISSSEAIDSDHDVYVVQNIQNNAQAFYDATSGSDTGVVYLDQWSQDSSGPNGVEQLASVSSAVDGVSDDYQSGADGPYYAVQNSHPIVEGLGDSIEIHTSGDSDHAWATGTSYDVIADVEVDGSSVGTGLAVDESSSTVLATSSGLNEYVGSGDHTSDSVTLLANAVDYLASGEDDPEPEGSIQLSDASGSAGDEVTVTLSSDVADVSGYQAEINYDSSVVDFVSASGVDLDDPQVNDESGTLGLAVSGSSSVDAPAMAELTFELTGSAGDSTQLSFGESNTELAAGGEIVQPAEYLAGTVDVGEGDPGECDLPGDVDGDGQVSSLDATKTQQHIAGLDPGNFNENCADLDGDGQITPADVTAIHQTIVGMTA